The proteins below come from a single Pristiophorus japonicus isolate sPriJap1 chromosome 18, sPriJap1.hap1, whole genome shotgun sequence genomic window:
- the LOC139229231 gene encoding immunoglobulin lambda-1 light chain-like: MQTLCFFWSLALWLGCGQSQTLTQPPALTVKPGDTVTLDCNIGTVDSYPVNWYKQTPGAVPQWILYYHHSHSAPTYGSGFTSNRFTSKANSGHNIYQLIIKSVEVNDAAVYYCEKWFSASSAWVFGKGTKLFVAAQQLPEPSLKVLGPSAEEMSAKGAGTLVCLVNKLSMGFAVVSWTVDGSPTSSEVQTSAVSRNTDNTFSLSSYLTVPGTDWSSGKVYSCTVQQGTASKTSATVAQSDC; the protein is encoded by the exons ATGCAGACGCTGTGCTTTTTCTGGTCTCTGGCACTGTGGCTGGGCT GTGGACAGTCTCAGACTCTGACTCAGCCTCCAGCCCTGACCGtgaaaccaggggacacggtcacaCTCGACTGTAACATTGGAACGGTTGATAGCTATCCTGTCAACTGGTACAAGCAGACACCAGGAGCAGTTCCTCAATGGATCCTCTATTACCATCACTCTCACAGTGCCCCAACCTATGGTTCGGGGTTTACCAGCAACCGTTTCACATCGAAAGCCAACAGCGGCCACAACATTTACCAGTTAATCATAAAGTCCGTGGAGGTGAATGACGCTGCCGTCTATTACTGTGAAAAATGGTTTTCAGCAAGCAGTGCTT GGGTGTTCGGCAAAGGGACCAAGCTCTTTGTAGCAG CTCAGCAACTCCCTGAACCTTCACTAAAAGTGCTCGGGCCTTCGGCCGAGGAGATGAGCGCTAAAGGAGCAGGCACGTTAGTTTGCCTGGTCAACAAACTGTCCATGGGCTTCGCTGTGGTCAGCTGGACAGTTGATGGGAGTCCGACGAGCAGTGAGGTCCAAACCAGCGCGGTGTCGCGGAACACGGACAACACCTTCAGTCTCAGCAGCTACCTGACGGTCCCCGGCACAGACTGGAGCAGTGGGAAGGTGTACTCCTGTACAGTTCAACAAGGGACAGCTTCGAAAACATCCGCTACAGTCGCACAATCCGACTGTTAA